Proteins encoded in a region of the Cytobacillus pseudoceanisediminis genome:
- a CDS encoding DUF3870 domain-containing protein, producing the protein MYRQNTVYIIGDSKTSLNNPIMQKYNGFFIGLVIDRETDEIVDAECSSTINLTSLFIKSIFVGKSILEADKVTEEIESRYFGSSQKALMVAFKNAHIKYTQIMNK; encoded by the coding sequence ATGTACAGACAAAATACCGTCTATATCATCGGGGACAGCAAAACATCATTGAACAATCCGATTATGCAAAAATACAATGGCTTCTTTATAGGTCTTGTAATTGACAGGGAAACAGATGAAATTGTAGATGCAGAATGTTCATCTACCATTAACTTAACCTCATTATTTATTAAATCAATATTTGTCGGCAAATCCATACTGGAAGCTGACAAGGTAACGGAAGAAATCGAAAGCCGCTACTTCGGCTCCTCTCAAAAGGCACTAATGGTTGCCTTTAAAAATGCCCATATAAAATATACACAAATTATGAATAAGTAG
- a CDS encoding general stress protein, whose amino-acid sequence MATNKHIVGAYDTEQEAIQAVEKLRAEGYRPEDISVISKNKDDVDAVTEETGTKTEEGLAAGAATGGILGGLTGLLAGVGALAIPGIGPIVAAGPIAATLTGAAVGAGAGGIAGALIGMGIPEEEAHRYEADVKSGKILVLVDPETKSTDFTDGYTDTNRSVLEGDRTTYTNADPLNPGELDRGTNAFKDNARNSSSVWTDENLDSNRPLSEKLDDTTTDDYTDRTVSAYNDDVDTRYRDAYDFNNVRENRNNPYKG is encoded by the coding sequence ATGGCAACAAACAAGCATATTGTAGGTGCATATGATACAGAGCAAGAAGCCATTCAAGCGGTTGAAAAGTTAAGAGCGGAGGGATACCGCCCTGAAGACATTTCCGTAATCAGCAAAAATAAAGATGATGTAGATGCCGTTACAGAAGAAACAGGCACAAAAACGGAAGAAGGATTAGCTGCCGGAGCGGCAACAGGCGGAATTCTTGGAGGACTAACAGGTCTTCTGGCCGGTGTAGGCGCATTGGCGATTCCCGGTATCGGGCCGATTGTGGCAGCCGGACCAATCGCTGCTACATTAACAGGAGCTGCTGTTGGCGCAGGTGCCGGCGGTATTGCAGGAGCACTTATCGGCATGGGTATTCCTGAAGAGGAAGCACATCGTTATGAAGCTGATGTCAAATCAGGGAAAATTCTTGTGTTAGTCGACCCTGAAACTAAATCCACCGATTTTACTGACGGCTATACAGATACAAATCGTTCTGTTCTGGAAGGAGACCGGACAACCTATACAAACGCTGATCCTTTAAACCCCGGGGAGCTTGACCGCGGAACGAATGCTTTTAAGGATAACGCCAGAAACAGCAGCAGTGTTTGGACAGATGAGAATCTGGACTCAAACCGTCCGCTAAGCGAAAAGCTTGACGACACGACAACAGATGACTATACAGACCGTACTGTTTCGGCCTACAACGATGATGTGGATACCCGCTACAGAGATGCTTATGATTTTAATAATGTAAGGGAGAACCGCAATAACCCTTATAAAGGATAA
- a CDS encoding BA3454 family stress response protein, which yields MKEITVTVDYEGLKYQTNIITNKEAGDEEILKQAEDQIKRQLSN from the coding sequence ATGAAAGAAATTACCGTAACTGTTGACTATGAAGGTTTAAAATATCAAACGAATATCATTACAAATAAAGAAGCCGGCGACGAGGAAATTTTAAAGCAGGCAGAAGACCAGATCAAAAGACAGTTGAGTAATTAA
- a CDS encoding MFS transporter, with the protein MTNWTVWKQEANYQKLFWAGVINGIGNRFTQVALLALLYHVTGSGVAIGLLFAIRMAPFFFIAPIGGMLADRFSKKAILVAVDLLRVPAVLALLFVREAGDLWIVYASALLIATGEAIYSPARMSAIPALVKSDRLIFVNAIEQVMIGAVLIIGSSTGGILAYFLGNNAAFMINSLTFLLSAYLISRMVFPAVSEENRERTKTSAAISPARLILGSSALIAFFIMMLTMPLANGIDNILVSIYGLEVFDMGELGVGFMYGALGIGLILSSFFSHMIKKGLLVLAIIFIALEGTGHILLSLAPSFYTALFTVVLITFAGGLGNICLDTVMMKFIPRSRQGTFFGLMQMVSNLSLAISMGAAGFLLEIFDPRTLSLIIGLSYLIFTFMYALLFARVDLVKEKRDFIRGM; encoded by the coding sequence ATGACAAATTGGACTGTATGGAAACAGGAAGCAAATTATCAAAAGCTCTTTTGGGCTGGTGTCATTAATGGAATTGGAAATCGATTTACACAGGTTGCGCTGCTTGCACTTCTATACCACGTAACAGGTTCCGGAGTAGCAATTGGGCTGTTATTCGCCATTCGCATGGCACCTTTTTTCTTCATTGCTCCAATAGGCGGAATGCTGGCAGACCGTTTTTCCAAAAAGGCCATTCTCGTGGCAGTAGACTTGTTGAGAGTGCCTGCTGTCCTGGCGCTGCTTTTCGTAAGGGAGGCAGGGGATTTATGGATTGTTTACGCAAGTGCACTCCTAATCGCAACGGGAGAAGCCATCTACTCACCAGCCAGGATGTCTGCGATACCTGCCCTTGTAAAGTCAGATAGGCTCATATTTGTAAACGCGATTGAACAAGTCATGATCGGGGCCGTCCTCATTATTGGATCAAGCACAGGCGGAATTCTCGCCTACTTTCTAGGTAACAATGCCGCTTTCATGATTAACAGCCTTACCTTCCTGTTATCAGCATATCTAATCTCCAGGATGGTTTTCCCGGCTGTCTCTGAGGAAAATAGAGAAAGAACGAAAACATCCGCTGCCATTTCGCCAGCGAGACTTATACTTGGCTCTTCTGCACTGATTGCCTTTTTTATCATGATGCTGACCATGCCGCTCGCCAATGGTATTGACAATATTCTTGTAAGCATTTATGGTCTGGAGGTTTTTGATATGGGAGAATTGGGCGTTGGATTTATGTATGGAGCACTGGGGATTGGGCTTATTCTAAGTTCATTCTTTTCTCATATGATCAAGAAAGGCCTTCTTGTACTCGCAATCATCTTTATCGCTTTAGAAGGCACTGGCCATATTTTATTAAGCCTCGCACCAAGCTTTTATACAGCACTTTTCACTGTTGTGCTGATCACCTTTGCAGGCGGCCTTGGCAACATCTGCCTGGACACGGTCATGATGAAATTCATACCCCGATCAAGACAGGGAACCTTTTTTGGTTTAATGCAGATGGTTTCAAACCTTTCCCTGGCTATCTCCATGGGTGCAGCAGGATTCCTGCTGGAGATTTTTGACCCGAGGACTCTTAGCCTGATTATTGGCTTATCGTATCTTATTTTTACTTTTATGTATGCACTTCTGTTTGCAAGGGTGGATCTTGTAAAAGAAAAGAGGGATTTTATTAGGGGAATGTAA